AATTGAATGGCCATGACAAGTATTTTCTCAAAAATAGTTGCAGGCGAAATTCCTGCTTATAAGGTTTATGAAGATGAAAACTTTCTGGCTTTTTTAGATGTTTTTCCAATAGCAGCTGGTCACACATTGGTTATTCCGAAAAAAGAAATAGACAATGTATTTGATTTAGATGACGAATTGTATTTGAAATATCAGCTTGTTTGTAAGAAGATCGCCAAAGCTCTTGCCATAAGTATTTCTTGTGTTCGAGTAGGATCAGCTGTAGTCGGACTGGAAATTCCACATGCGCATATTCACTTGGTTCCGTTGAATTCGATTGGGGATTTAAATTTTGAAAAACCAAAACTAAAGTTTTCAAAGGAAGAGTTTCGGCACATGGTTCAACTTATCAAATCAAATCTGTAAAAAATCCAATATACTTTATTTGCTTAGGAATTAACCCAAGAGGCTTATTTCTTTCAATCGATCAGGTTCCAGAATTTTGAGGTCTCCATTCGAAAGATCAATTAATCCATCTTTATGGAAACTTTTCAGAACAGAGAAAACACTTACTCTGGTCATTCCCGTCATATCAGCAATTAACTGTTTTGAAAATTCAAATTTAAAATTTTGACTCTCATAGATGTCGTTTGCTAAATACAAAATATTTTCAGCAAGACGCCCTTCCCTATTCTTCTGATTTCTTGAAATTAGTTTATTTAAAGTCGATATATGATTCTTGTTTTGTTCACCAATAAATGCACGTAAAAACTCCTTGTTCTCTTCTAATAATTCTTGAAAAACAGAAATATTAATAAAACAAACTCTCGATTGTTTTAATGTTGAAACGCTATAATGATGAAAGTCATCAAAAAAAACACCTAAACCGGTAATAAATTCTGGTGGCTTAATCAATCTCAGGACAAGTGAATTACTTCCATTATCAGAATGAACGACTTGAGCTAAACCTGAAACAAAGGAAATAACATGCGTGCTTTTGGTGCCTTGCTTATAAATCAATTCACCATTTTTATAATCTACCGTATATCTGTTTTCAGACATATACTTTAGTTGGCTTTCCGTTAA
This portion of the Bacteroidota bacterium genome encodes:
- a CDS encoding HIT domain-containing protein, whose product is MTSIFSKIVAGEIPAYKVYEDENFLAFLDVFPIAAGHTLVIPKKEIDNVFDLDDELYLKYQLVCKKIAKALAISISCVRVGSAVVGLEIPHAHIHLVPLNSIGDLNFEKPKLKFSKEEFRHMVQLIKSNL
- a CDS encoding Crp/Fnr family transcriptional regulator; translation: MSENRYTVDYKNGELIYKQGTKSTHVISFVSGLAQVVHSDNGSNSLVLRLIKPPEFITGLGVFFDDFHHYSVSTLKQSRVCFINISVFQELLEENKEFLRAFIGEQNKNHISTLNKLISRNQKNREGRLAENILYLANDIYESQNFKFEFSKQLIADMTGMTRVSVFSVLKSFHKDGLIDLSNGDLKILEPDRLKEISLLG